TAacacatttaatatattttatttttatttttaaattattttttatatttaacaatattattaattaatatatttataataaatataatatattatttttattattataatttatatatgattaacttttaaaattttatcgttattattaatatataattttttaatttttatcattacTATTAGcgtgtaattttttaattttttaattttttatagcttttttaatataatatattaatcacaataaaataaattattttaatatgtgaGATTACTTATATCATacgatataatttataattctttaatatttttaattttatttttatataaaataataatgaatatatatatatatatatatatatattaaataaaacttattatttttatcatcacTATTCATCTGtgactttttctcttttattaatttaattttctactatttttaatataatattttattatattataataaaatttttattgtattttattattaaaaatacatttttatttcaataataaataaaatattaaaaatatatttataaaaatggggtaactatatatatatataaagatatttagacaataaaataaatcactgtaaaaaaaatatataaatatatatataagtccataacaaaatattatgaattttttattattattgtgaatacaaatatattataaaatattatgaaaaagtTTTTTACTATCTCACAatagtattaatttattaatttgataattttttaaaattatatctattataatctaattaataaatgttatatatttttattgatgtgatgtcaataattatataaaataaatatatataattaagtaaaattattataaaaaatattaattatgataaaacataaaacaattcaaaaattaataaaattaacagcataaaatattatcaagcTAAAACTTTATTctattgaaataatttattaaaaaataaaatataataaaaagtaaaatactgTTTTTAATAcaatcaaaattataaatttttaacagtcaaattattaaaatttattatattaataattgtgATACTTTTAATCTTTCCATTTTCTACAAAAATGGAACCTTCATACATCTATCGAACGTAAAACTCACTAGAACAATCTTAATTCTCCACATAATTCTATCAttctttattttcaaattattttaaaaatttttattattattattctcttGGCATGAGATATATAGCTGCACAATTTATTCTAACCAATTTAATCATTTAGAATAGATAAAAGTTAGATGAGAGTTATTtaaatgttataatttttttattcaaataattttcaatCCTTTATCACCGGCACGGATCGCTATCCAtcactattaaaatttaataaattttattttcttaaaaatataatatgattTTTCACAAAGTGATAATGAAagattgtttaaataaaatctgttattaaaaattgaaaggttgtttaaataaaatctattattgaaaattaataatacaTACCGTAagtactaaaatttttaatttatttgatacaGTAAAATTTGTTGATATATAATTTTGtacttaattaatatttaaaatttttattctaaaattagaaATCATACCTATTTATTGGATTTCTAATTATTTTCTACGGCTATTTGCTTTGTTTTATAATATAGATGGCATatttaactaatattttttttatactattttgaatttcaatagataaaataatatattatagtataaattaataatttaaaatttaaaatctaaatataaaaaaaaatattttactacttTTAATAATCAGagtgaatttataaaaaaatatattattttataaaataattttatattattttagatactaataattaaaatattgtaaTATCCACACACAAAGCACGGATAAACgactaatttttttctaatacgTTCTTTCCTTTTATAATGGAATAAAAGCACCTTGGTATTCTTGCCCACCAACTCATCCCAATCCCAcctagaaaagaaaataaaagaaaagaaaagaaaagaaagaacaaacTATAGGTTGCTTCTTATATGTGTTATCTcttttattaaaagataaaatatcttGCACATCTTAGAATATGAAATGCTAATAAGTTTTAGGTAAGGGATATTGGAATCATCTTCAAGCCTAtgatattttgaattttgagtctcactaataaataattaagataAAAAATTCCATGATCTTATAACACAAATCGTATCAAATGCTTCTTGAAATTAAGGAAGAAAAATTGTCTAAGAACTTATAACATtacttaattttagtttaataattAGTTTCTCTAGGAAATAACTCCACAGATAGGCAAAGGATAACTTTTTTCTACATATTCATTGCTTCTACCTTTTGTTTTGCAAAAAAAGTGGGAAAACCTATTTTGCTTCTTCTCCTTAGAGAATGTAATGCTCTATTGATCTTATTCATTGCTTCTACCTTTTGTTTTGCATAAAAACTGGGGAAACCTACTTTGCTTCTTCTCCTTAGTGAATGTAATGCTCTCTTCGACACCTTATATATTGGCTCATTAATTATGGATGGGTCATCTCTCACAAATCCACAAGTTTTCCCTTTACTTTCTTTGTTTTCATCTTGCCCAATTTTCAGTCGTTATCCTTCTATagatggctgaacaaatcccattCAGCATTGCAGAAAACTTACTAACAAAGTTGGCCTCAATTGCTTCTGAAGAAGTTACTTTGGTGCATGGCTTCAAAAAGGATCTTAGGAAGCTTCAAATTACTCTCTCCACCATCAAAGCAATACTTGTGGATGCTGAGGAGAAGCAAGAGGAGAGCCTTGCAGTAAAGAACTGGGTAAGGAGGCTTAGAGAGGTTGTCTATGATGCAGATGACTTGTTCGATGATGTAGCAACTGAAGGTTTGAGAAGGAAGGTTGAAGGTGAGGGAAGAATGGTTAGGAAGGTATGCGACTTCTTTTCTTCCTCAAATCAAATTGCATTTCGTTTCAAGATGGGTCATAATATTAAAGATATTAGAGAGAGGCTAGATGAAATCGCCAAAGAAATATCTGACTTTGGCTTTATAATTAGGAAGGAAGTTGGAGTATGTATGGGGATTAATAATAGTTGGAGGGAGACAGACTCCTTTGTATTGAAATCAGAAATTATAGGAAGAGATGAAGATAAGGAGAAGATCATAGAATCATTGATGTGTCAGTCAATCAAAGCAATATTTCTGTAGTTGCAATTGTAGGGTTTGGTGGCTTAGGAAAGACTGCACTTGCCCAATTAGTGTTTAATGATGAGAAAGTAGtgaattattttgatttgaagttatggGTATGTGTTTCTGAGGAGTCAAATGTTGAAACACTGGTTAAACTCATCCTTAAAAGTGCAGGCAATAATGAAGTGCCCAACTTGTCTTTGGAACGGTTACAAATTCGCCTTAGACAATGTTTAGAAGGCAAAAAGTACTTGTTGGTGTTGGATGATGTGTGGAACGTGAACAATAGGATTTGGAGTCAATTGAGGAAATATTTGATGGTTGGTGCCATAGGGAGTAGAATTTTAGTAACTACTCGCAGTAAGAGGGTTGCTTTAGCTATGGGTGTAGACTCTCCGTATGCTTTACAGGGTCTAACAGAAGATCAATCATGGGATCTATTTGAGAAGCTAGCATTTAGAGAGGGAACAGGAAGAGTGAATTCAAATCTAATAGAAATTGGGAAAGAAATTGCAAAGAAGTGCAAAGGAGTTCCACTTGCAATTAGAGCTATAGGAGGCATAATGCAACTAAGAAGTAGTGAAAGTGAATGGTTGTCTGTCCTAGAAAATGAGTTGTGGAAGGTCTTCGAGAGTGATGGTGATATTAGTCAAGTGTTGAAATTGAGTTATGATGTCTTACCGTACCATTTAAAGCAGTGTTTTGCATACTGCACAATGTTTCCAAAAGACTATGAGTTTCGTAAGGATAGATTAATTCAGTTGTGGATGGCACAAGGCTATGTTCAGTCTCGGGgtcaaaatgaaaatgaaaatgcagaggagattggggaaggatactTCAATGAATTGTTATTTAGGTCATTTTTCCAAGAGTATAATTATTGTTATAAAATGCATGACCTTATCCATGACCTTGCACAGTCAATAGCAGGGGATAGTTGTTTTGTAGCTAATGATAATACTAAATTTCCTGATAGAGTCCAACATGTGTTTTCTGGAAATTTGTCTTTTGAGGAATGCTTCAGGCAGCTAAAAAATAAAGGATTGAGGACACTGTTTTGTCCATGTTTTTGTGATGGATTAAGGTTGAATTTAGATAGTATCTTTTCAAATTGTAGGAGCATACGTGCTTTGAGTTTTGGAAGGAATATCTATGGATTGCCAGATTCAATTGGAAAGTTGAAATACCTGAGGTATCTTGAATTTTCTAGTTCTAAAATCAGTTCACTTCCAAACTGCATTTGCAGCTTGTATAATTTGCAAACTCTAATACTCTGGGAATGTTGGGGTCTTAAAGAATTACCTACAGACATGAGGAGATTGATTTGTCTCAGACAACTTATTAATATTGGTTGTAGTAGGCTTGAATTCATGCCATTGGGGTTGGGGAGATTAACAAATCTGCAGACTTTGTCAACTTTTGTTGTGGGAAGTGATCAAGGAAGGAGATGTTCCTCATTGAATGAGTTGAAAGCTTAAACCGGCTAAGAGGTGAAATCTCCATTAAAGGACTAGAAAATGTGAAAAATGCAGCTTTGGAGTCCAGCCTAGTAAATTTCAAGGAAAAGAAACACCTTCAGTGCTTAAGATTAAGGTGGGATGGCAGAGGAGATAGCAATAGTGGAAATAGTGAGTTGTTGTTGGATAACCTACACCCTCACCCGAACTTGAAAGAATTGAACGTTGTGTGCTATGAAGGTGTGAGGTTTTCAAATTGGCTTTCTTCTATCACAAATCTCGTCAATATTACTTTATATAAATGTCCGAAATGTGAGCATTTGCCGCCATTGGACAATCTGCCTTATCTGGAAATTCTCAATCTTAGCTATTTCGATTCTCTGGAGTACATATCCGatgaatataatttattctCTTCTTTATCTACATCAGCAGCAACATTCTTTCCATCTCTAAAGATTCTTAAACTCGATGTTTGCCCTAATGTGAAAAGGTGGTGGAGAACACGTATGGAAGCAAAGATGGTGCCTCAATTTCCTTGTCTTTCTAAATTAACCATCGCGAATTGCCCTAACCTCACTTTGATGCCAATGTTTCCATCACTAGACATGGAGCTTCATCTTTCCTATGCCCACATAAGACCATTGCATTATACATTGCAGATGTCTGCAACGGCTTCTGCAGTACcatcaacctcttcttcagttaCTTCTCCTTTTTCCAAATTAAAGACTCTGTGGTTACAGGGTATTGAGAATCTAGCATCTCTACCTGGAGAGTGGATGCAGAACCTCAGCTTCCTTGAGAAACTATTTCTTAGCTACTGCATGGAAATTAGTGATGAGGATGAGCGTGGCATATTCAAATGGAGATATCTTGTTAGTCTTCGAGATCTCTCTCTCTATAATCTTTCAAATCTGGTGTCTCTACCAAGGGAGCTTCAATATGTTACCACCTTGCAACGTCTCTCTATCCACGAATGTTCTAATTTGAGGGCTTTGCCTAACTGGATAGGCAACCTCACAGCACTCGAAAATTTAAATATCCACTACTGCTCTAAATTGAAATCGCTACCAAGAGGAATGCGTCAAATCACCACTTTACACAAGTTGAGTGTTACCCGTTGCCCCCATTTGTCTGAAAGATGCGCACATGATATGGCTGCAGATTGGCCCAACATTTCTCACATCCCAAATATCCAGATAAATGGAAATGATATTCAAAGGGAGGGCCGGTATTTATTATAAGAAGAAGGATCCTCTGCCTTCACAGGTTAGGACTTTCTTCACTTCATCCCTTCattgtattttaataaaatcacgtaatttttctaaataaatactTTTATCCATAGGTTATTCTATTGTGTCTTCATTTTATCTTTCAAATTTAATAACTTACAGTTCTGATTCTATGTGCATACCGCGACAGATGGTCTGCAGGGAATACTTACAAGACTTTGCTTTTGAAAGAACCTGCTTTGTCATTGGTCATTTGGTTGTGCTGGAAAGAAGAAGTTTTATCTGTTTGAGGAAGGAGCAAAGATGATAAATCTTCAATGCAGTACCCTTTTCCATCGTTAAGAAGGTATGAAATTTCAACTTTACTGGCAAGCAATCCATTCAACTTCAATACACAATTAACTTTTAAACTCTCCAGTGTTCTTCTTTTGATAGTTTGACACTGGAGATTTATTTGCTTAATTCTTTTCAATTTCTATGTAAACTCAGTTGAAAGTGATCAACTGTAACAAGTGCGGTTCTGTAGTATGAGCAGATCTGGAAGGATGTTAATACAACCCTTGGAACATTCATTTGCAATCATTATTCTATCCTGATAGTGAATTTTCTGAATTTTCTGATTCGGTCTCTCCTGAATTATTTGAGAATAAGATAGTGGAAGCCATGAATTCCCAGATTCTTTGAGAACAAGATGGATGCCAAATGTCTTAAAGAAGGAGCAGAGGGGATATGAATTCACTGGATCTTCTTTCAGATAGGCAGCTTTTGGCTCAGCCGTGAAGGATTGCTCTGAATTGGAAGCTGTAATACTTTGATGTCTTTACCTCTGATTTGGAGAATCAGTGGTGAGTAACATCAATCAAAGTGGGAGTAGTCTAGTTTACATTGTTAAGGAAGTGAATTTCCTGGtccttttataaaatttttcaagtCTTCTCCTTCCAGGAATTATTCGGAGCACTTTTGGGCTAGAATGGCAAATGATTGTCTCTGAATTCTTACAATTTCATCACTTGCTGCTCTTGCTGAAGTTACACATACACAACATCATGAAAAATGGATCAGAGGGTTCAATTATGAGGGAATTTCGTTGAGAAGTGGATTAATTGTAAATACTGCAAAAAGCcgacattttaattaattcagcAACTTGTTCATTTGCTATCTTGACTGTATGGCttgaattttagaatttttcatGGACCGAATCGTGTAGTTCCATGCTGCAAGCCGCATTAGAAAATAGAATGTAAGGTTTTCAGGAAAtacattcaaattaaatttgagatcggataaattatattttagtttttaaattttattatgttcaaATTGAAAGTTTTCtgttctaaaatattttaaaaataaaataaaaatattttaaatgttaaaaacacCCTTCAAAAAAACCTCACTTTCTTCCTCTTTTTCCTTTTACTTTCCTCCATAT
This region of Manihot esculenta cultivar AM560-2 chromosome 10, M.esculenta_v8, whole genome shotgun sequence genomic DNA includes:
- the LOC110624358 gene encoding putative disease resistance protein RGA4 → MAEQIPFSIAENLLTKLASIASEEVTLVHGFKKDLRKLQITLSTIKAILVDAEEKQEESLAVKNWVRRLREVVYDADDLFDDVATEGLRRKVEGEGRMVRKVCDFFSSSNQIAFRFKMGHNIKDIRERLDEIAKEISDFGFIIRKEVGVWFGGLGKTALAQLVFNDEKVVNYFDLKLWVCVSEESNVETLVKLILKSAGNNEVPNLSLERLQIRLRQCLEGKKYLLVLDDVWNVNNRIWSQLRKYLMVGAIGSRILVTTRSKRVALAMGVDSPYALQGLTEDQSWDLFEKLAFREGTGRVNSNLIEIGKEIAKKCKGVPLAIRAIGGIMQLRSSESEWLSVLENELWKVFESDGDISQVLKLSYDVLPYHLKQCFAYCTMFPKDYEFRKDRLIQLWMAQGYVQSRGQNENENAEEIGEGYFNELLFRSFFQEYNYCYKMHDLIHDLAQSIAGDSCFVANDNTKFPDRVQHVFSGNLSFEECFRQLKNKGLRTLFCPCFCDGLRLNLDSIFSNCRSIRALSFGRNIYGLPDSIGKLKYLRYLEFSSSKISSLPNCICSLYNLQTLILWECWGLKELPTDMRRLICLRQLINIGCSRLEFMPLGLGRLTNLQTLSTFVVGTLESSLVNFKEKKHLQCLRLRWDGRGDSNSGNSELLLDNLHPHPNLKELNVVCYEGVRFSNWLSSITNLVNITLYKCPKCEHLPPLDNLPYLEILNLSYFDSLEYISDEYNLFSSLSTSAATFFPSLKILKLDVCPNVKRWWRTRMEAKMVPQFPCLSKLTIANCPNLTLMPMFPSLDMELHLSYAHIRPLHYTLQMSATASAVPSTSSSVTSPFSKLKTLWLQGIENLASLPGEWMQNLSFLEKLFLSYCMEISDEDERGIFKWRYLVSLRDLSLYNLSNLVSLPRELQYVTTLQRLSIHECSNLRALPNWIGNLTALENLNIHYCSKLKSLPRGMRQITTLHKLSVTRCPHLSERCAHDMAADWPNISHIPNIQINGNDIQREGREFSEFSDSVSPELFENKIVEAMNSQIL